The following proteins are co-located in the Desulfatitalea tepidiphila genome:
- a CDS encoding response regulator has translation MGFRILVVDDNEAYTDSIKDILEDEGYEVETANSGEDACTLTDDKDFDLVLMDIKMPGMNGVECFLNMKARNPGIKVILFTAYALTELIQQALDNGVQMVLKKPLNMDKLHTAIEANLQRPEGGYILIADDDRALCENLYETLVDYGYRVAMACSPHDAIREAERRPFDILLLDLKMPGLNGLEVYRRIKQFQPNLVTILMTGYAEEMNEMIDQAISESVYTMLPKPIDVKQLLNLMARVDEDRKLGMIRKPVTE, from the coding sequence ATGGGATTCAGGATCCTGGTGGTGGACGACAACGAGGCCTATACCGACAGCATCAAGGATATTCTGGAAGATGAAGGGTATGAGGTCGAAACGGCCAACAGCGGCGAGGATGCCTGCACTCTCACGGATGACAAGGATTTCGACCTCGTTCTGATGGATATCAAAATGCCGGGCATGAACGGCGTGGAGTGTTTTTTGAACATGAAGGCGCGCAACCCGGGCATCAAGGTGATTCTCTTCACCGCCTACGCGCTTACCGAACTGATCCAGCAGGCGCTGGATAACGGCGTCCAGATGGTTCTGAAGAAGCCGTTGAACATGGACAAACTGCACACCGCCATCGAGGCCAACCTGCAGCGACCGGAGGGTGGGTATATCCTGATCGCCGACGACGACCGCGCCTTGTGCGAAAATCTGTATGAGACCCTCGTCGATTATGGGTACCGGGTGGCCATGGCCTGCAGCCCTCACGATGCGATTCGAGAAGCCGAGCGCCGGCCTTTCGACATCCTTTTACTCGATCTGAAGATGCCCGGCCTCAACGGACTCGAAGTCTACCGTCGCATCAAACAGTTCCAACCCAACCTGGTAACGATTCTCATGACCGGTTATGCCGAAGAGATGAACGAGATGATCGATCAGGCCATTTCGGAGAGTGTCTACACGATGCTGCCGAAACCCATCGATGTCAAACAGCTTCTTAATCTGATGGCGCGCGTGGACGAAGATCGCAAATTGGGGATGATCCGCAAACCTGTAACGGAATAG
- a CDS encoding two-component system sensor histidine kinase NtrB: MQTGRFIDVNQAACRHLGYDKAEFASISIADIGEPPCAYPVTHSCHPPTGSKPMFFETSHVRKDGSRAVVEVSSQVMVHKGKKTLLSIARDVTRRKKAEQELARYHENLEQMVAERTRELEAAQDELVKREKLAVLGQLTATVSHELRNPLGVIRSSNFYLQKRMKTEDEKARKHFQRIEDQITLCEAIVADLLEYTRGRQASIVKQEISPWLEQVVEQVEEQEGIPIDLELAGALPPVPHDPEKMRRVLINLLVNAVQAVKSRSEAADNEASTYEPRIGVKSLMRDGQLAIEVSDNGIGMDEETQRRAFEPLFTTRARGTGIGLANVKKIIEEHGGLITMESRPGQGTKFSLLLPYTSGH; encoded by the coding sequence CTGCAAACCGGCCGATTTATCGATGTGAATCAGGCCGCCTGCCGACATCTGGGATACGACAAGGCTGAATTCGCCAGCATCTCGATCGCCGATATCGGCGAACCGCCCTGCGCGTACCCGGTCACCCATTCTTGCCATCCTCCGACCGGGAGCAAGCCGATGTTCTTCGAGACATCGCATGTGCGAAAAGACGGTTCCAGGGCCGTCGTTGAGGTCAGCAGCCAGGTAATGGTGCATAAAGGCAAAAAGACGCTGCTCAGCATTGCCCGCGACGTGACCCGCCGTAAAAAGGCCGAGCAGGAGCTTGCCCGGTATCATGAAAACCTGGAGCAGATGGTGGCCGAGCGGACGCGGGAACTGGAAGCGGCCCAGGATGAATTGGTCAAGCGTGAAAAACTGGCCGTGCTCGGACAACTGACGGCAACCGTCAGCCACGAACTGAGAAATCCCCTGGGCGTCATCCGTTCGTCCAATTTTTACTTACAAAAAAGAATGAAGACCGAAGACGAAAAAGCCAGGAAGCATTTCCAGCGCATCGAGGATCAAATCACCTTGTGTGAGGCGATCGTCGCCGACCTGCTCGAATATACCCGTGGTCGTCAGGCTTCGATTGTCAAACAGGAGATTTCCCCGTGGCTGGAACAGGTGGTGGAGCAGGTCGAGGAGCAGGAGGGTATCCCCATCGACCTTGAACTCGCCGGAGCGCTGCCGCCGGTCCCTCATGATCCGGAGAAGATGCGGCGGGTCCTGATCAATCTCCTGGTGAATGCCGTGCAAGCGGTCAAATCCCGCTCCGAGGCGGCGGATAACGAGGCGTCGACCTATGAACCGCGCATTGGTGTGAAGTCTTTGATGCGCGATGGCCAATTGGCTATTGAGGTGTCGGACAATGGCATCGGCATGGATGAGGAGACGCAGCGCCGCGCCTTCGAGCCCCTGTTTACCACGCGCGCACGCGGTACGGGTATCGGCCTGGCCAATGTCAAAAAAATCATCGAAGAACACGGTGGCCTTATTACGATGGAGAGCCGGCCGGGACAAGGCACGAAATTCTCTCTGCTCTTGCCATATACTTCCGGTCATTGA